A DNA window from Micromonospora inyonensis contains the following coding sequences:
- a CDS encoding ABC transporter permease encodes MPARIRTSGVSTRRQVPIALLVPAALGLLFLVLPLVGLLVRAPWADLPRQLAEPGVLTALRLSLVSATLATLLCLLLGVPLAWLLARVEFPGRRLVRALVTVPLVLPPVVGGVALLLVFGRRGLLGGWLDATFGVSLPFTTAGVVLAESFVAMPFLIIAVEGALRGADRRYEEAAATLGASRWTTFTHVTLPLVAPGVTAGAVLCWARALGEFGATITFAGNYPGTTQTMPLAVYLALETDLEAAIVLSLVLLAVSVTILAVLRDHWTVGR; translated from the coding sequence CCTCGGGTTGCTCTTCCTGGTGTTGCCGCTGGTCGGGCTCCTGGTCCGCGCGCCCTGGGCGGACCTGCCCCGGCAGCTCGCCGAGCCCGGCGTGCTCACCGCGCTGCGGCTCTCGCTGGTGTCGGCGACCCTGGCCACCCTGCTCTGTCTCCTGCTCGGCGTGCCGTTGGCCTGGCTGCTCGCCCGGGTGGAGTTTCCCGGCCGGCGGCTGGTCCGCGCCCTGGTCACCGTGCCGCTGGTGCTGCCGCCGGTGGTCGGCGGCGTGGCGCTGCTGCTGGTCTTCGGCCGGCGTGGCCTGCTCGGCGGCTGGCTCGACGCGACGTTCGGCGTCTCGCTGCCGTTCACCACCGCCGGTGTCGTGCTCGCCGAGTCCTTCGTGGCGATGCCCTTCCTGATCATCGCGGTGGAGGGTGCCCTGCGCGGTGCGGATCGTCGCTACGAGGAGGCGGCCGCGACCCTCGGGGCCAGCCGGTGGACCACCTTCACCCACGTCACCCTGCCCCTGGTGGCGCCGGGTGTGACCGCCGGGGCGGTGCTCTGCTGGGCCCGCGCCCTGGGCGAGTTCGGCGCGACGATCACCTTCGCCGGCAACTACCCCGGCACCACGCAGACCATGCCGCTGGCGGTGTACCTGGCCCTGGAGACCGACCTGGAGGCGGCCATCGTGCTGAGCCTCGTGCTGCTGGCCGTATCCGTCACCATCCTTGCGGTGCTCCGCGACCACTGGACGGTCGGCCGGTGA
- a CDS encoding ABC transporter ATP-binding protein, whose translation MDGRPVTGGLAAHLVVERVGFRLDVRLRVAAGEVVALLGPNGAGKTTALRALAGLQPLTAGHVTLDGRDLDRPATRSWIPPERRRVGVVFQDHLLFPHLSAVENVAFGPRRQGLDRRAARALARDWLDRVGLADHVARRPRQLSGGQAQRVAVARALAVGPALLLLDEPLAALDARTRLDIRAELQRHLAAHSGAVLLVTHDPLDALVLADRLVVVEAGRVVQEGDATTVTARPRTDYVARLVGLNLHRGHATGHRVRLSDGLVLATADRGDGDSFVAFPPSAVTLRPDRPGEGRCNTWAATVAGVERHGDNLRVRLDGVLPVAADVPPVDAAGLRLATGQPVWAAVEPTAIRVYPVAVT comes from the coding sequence CTGGACGGTCGGCCGGTGACCGGGGGACTGGCCGCGCACCTGGTCGTCGAGCGGGTCGGTTTCCGGCTGGACGTCCGGCTGCGGGTCGCCGCCGGGGAGGTCGTGGCCCTGCTCGGTCCGAACGGGGCCGGCAAGACCACCGCCCTGCGCGCGCTGGCCGGACTGCAACCGCTCACCGCCGGCCATGTCACCCTTGACGGCCGGGACCTCGACCGGCCCGCCACCCGGTCGTGGATCCCGCCGGAGCGCCGCCGGGTCGGGGTGGTCTTCCAGGACCACCTGCTCTTTCCTCACCTGAGCGCGGTGGAGAACGTGGCGTTCGGGCCGCGCCGGCAGGGGCTCGACCGGCGGGCGGCCCGCGCTCTGGCCCGGGACTGGCTCGACCGGGTCGGCCTGGCCGACCACGTCGCCCGCCGCCCCCGGCAGCTCTCCGGCGGGCAGGCGCAGCGGGTCGCGGTGGCCCGGGCGCTGGCGGTCGGGCCGGCGCTGCTCCTGCTCGACGAGCCGCTCGCCGCGCTCGACGCCCGGACCCGTCTGGACATCCGGGCCGAGCTCCAGCGCCACCTGGCCGCCCACTCCGGAGCGGTCCTGCTGGTCACCCACGACCCGCTGGACGCCCTGGTGCTCGCCGACCGGCTCGTCGTCGTCGAGGCGGGACGTGTGGTGCAGGAGGGCGACGCGACCACCGTCACCGCCCGTCCCCGCACCGACTACGTGGCCCGGCTGGTCGGGCTCAACCTGCACCGTGGGCACGCCACCGGTCACCGGGTCCGGCTCTCCGACGGGCTGGTGCTGGCCACCGCCGACCGGGGCGACGGGGACAGCTTCGTCGCCTTCCCGCCGTCGGCGGTCACGCTCCGGCCCGACCGGCCGGGGGAGGGTCGGTGCAACACCTGGGCGGCCACCGTCGCGGGCGTCGAGCGCCACGGCGACAACCTCCGGGTACGCCTGGACGGCGTGCTCCCGGTGGCTGCCGACGTCCCCCCGGTCGACGCCGCCGGGTTGCGACTCGCCACCGGCCAGCCGGTCTGGGCCGCCGTCGAGCCCACCGCGATCCGGGTGTACCCGGTGGCGGTGACCTGA
- a CDS encoding Clp protease N-terminal domain-containing protein, which produces MTNPVQMNNPVRLDDLIEAIKLVHSDTLDQLASAVVAADHLGEVADHLIGHFVDQARRSGASWTEIGRSMGVSKQAAQKRFVPKGGDAPMDPSEGFSRFTPRARNVVMASQNEARAAGNPQIGPEHLVLGLLAEPEAVAAKAITAQGVTLEAVREAATATLPAAVPDVPDLIPYNAEGKKALELTFREALRLGHNYIGTEHILLALLEQEAGNGVLTRLGVDKAAVEATVAAVIEAIVRARSTD; this is translated from the coding sequence ATGACGAATCCCGTCCAGATGAACAACCCGGTACGCCTCGACGACCTGATCGAGGCGATCAAGCTCGTGCACAGCGACACCCTCGACCAGCTCGCCAGCGCGGTGGTCGCCGCCGACCACCTCGGCGAGGTCGCCGACCACCTGATCGGCCACTTCGTCGACCAGGCCCGCCGCTCGGGCGCCTCCTGGACCGAGATCGGCCGGAGCATGGGTGTCAGCAAGCAGGCCGCCCAGAAGCGGTTCGTCCCGAAGGGAGGCGACGCCCCGATGGACCCGAGCGAGGGCTTCAGCCGGTTCACCCCACGTGCCCGCAACGTCGTGATGGCCTCGCAGAACGAGGCCCGTGCCGCCGGCAACCCGCAGATCGGCCCGGAGCACCTGGTCCTCGGGTTGCTCGCCGAGCCGGAGGCGGTGGCGGCCAAGGCGATCACCGCGCAGGGGGTCACCCTGGAGGCGGTCCGGGAGGCGGCGACCGCGACGTTGCCGGCGGCGGTGCCGGACGTGCCGGACCTGATCCCCTACAACGCCGAGGGCAAGAAGGCCCTGGAGTTGACCTTCCGGGAGGCTCTGCGGCTGGGGCACAACTACATCGGCACCGAGCACATCCTGCTCGCCCTCCTCGAACAGGAGGCCGGCAACGGCGTGCTCACCCGCCTCGGGGTCGACAAGGCGGCGGTGGAGGCCACCGTCGCGGCGGTCATCGAAGCCATCGTGCGGGCCAGGTCCACCGACTGA
- a CDS encoding response regulator transcription factor: MIRVVVVEEMGLLRGALCAVLSHEEDMEIAAAVADVREVSAVVRRTQPDVVVLDVVPESPQSCGLVRTIEEIGVHAPKAAVLAMSYRWSPAVLEAAVSAGARGFIGKDGPLEELVRMVRSLAAGERVIDPTAAVAVLSPPKSPFTPRELDVLRAAAEGLPLKEIARRLFLAHGTVRNHLSAILRKTGSRNRMEAIRRAQREGWL, translated from the coding sequence GTGATTCGTGTAGTCGTGGTGGAGGAGATGGGACTGTTGCGCGGGGCGCTCTGTGCCGTGCTGTCCCACGAGGAGGACATGGAGATCGCGGCGGCGGTCGCGGACGTCCGTGAGGTGTCCGCGGTGGTGCGTCGCACCCAGCCGGACGTCGTCGTGCTGGACGTGGTGCCCGAGTCCCCGCAGTCGTGTGGCCTGGTCCGGACCATCGAGGAGATCGGCGTGCACGCGCCCAAGGCGGCCGTGCTGGCGATGAGCTACCGGTGGAGCCCCGCGGTCCTCGAGGCGGCGGTGTCCGCCGGGGCGCGCGGGTTCATCGGCAAGGACGGGCCGCTGGAGGAACTGGTCCGGATGGTCCGGTCGCTGGCTGCCGGGGAACGGGTCATCGACCCCACGGCGGCGGTCGCCGTGCTGAGCCCGCCGAAGAGCCCGTTCACGCCCCGGGAGTTGGACGTGCTGCGTGCCGCCGCCGAGGGGCTGCCGCTGAAGGAGATCGCCCGTCGTCTCTTCCTGGCGCACGGAACGGTGCGCAACCACCTGTCGGCGATCCTGCGCAAAACCGGGTCTCGTAACCGGATGGAGGCGATCCGCCGCGCCCAGCGCGAGGGGTGGCTGTAG
- a CDS encoding response regulator transcription factor, translated as MIRTLLALDGTLIRGALALVLAAEQDISVVAEVDRGDEVQPMLWTKLPDMAVVDLDLIDDGAGPVGPCPMLVLADRRRVRGLHHVLVGGRTVGVLANDVSPHRVVDGVRRLARGETVVDAELVLAALTATSPLTGRETEILELTAAGATVAEVAGSLGLSPGTVRNHLGRITRKAGARTRVEAVRLARDAGWI; from the coding sequence GTGATCCGTACCCTGCTTGCCCTCGACGGCACGCTGATCCGCGGCGCGTTGGCTCTGGTGCTCGCCGCTGAGCAGGACATCAGCGTGGTGGCCGAGGTGGATCGCGGCGACGAGGTCCAGCCGATGCTCTGGACGAAGCTGCCCGACATGGCGGTGGTCGACCTCGATCTGATCGACGACGGGGCCGGCCCCGTCGGACCGTGCCCGATGCTGGTGCTGGCCGACCGGCGCCGGGTCCGGGGACTGCACCACGTGCTCGTCGGCGGGCGCACCGTCGGCGTGCTCGCCAACGATGTCTCACCTCACCGGGTGGTCGACGGCGTCCGTCGGCTCGCCCGGGGAGAGACGGTGGTCGACGCGGAGCTGGTGCTCGCCGCGCTGACCGCCACCAGCCCGCTGACCGGCCGGGAGACCGAGATCCTGGAACTCACGGCGGCGGGAGCGACGGTCGCGGAGGTGGCCGGCTCGCTGGGACTCTCACCGGGCACGGTGCGCAACCACCTTGGCCGGATCACCCGGAAGGCGGGTGCCCGCACCCGGGTGGAGGCGGTCCGCCTCGCGCGCGACGCCGGCTGGATCTGA
- a CDS encoding ATP-binding cassette domain-containing protein, with protein MTASPVGDDGARPTDGANQRPVGVLRETGRALRARRWQLGRLAGWSAAESLPALLSGYLVAGAVDEGFLAGRFGTGLAWLGTLALAVLVGAAATGQVYRALGTVVEPFRDELTGRVARGALRAATTGGTRPQSAAVARLAQQVEVVRDSFGGLLMVVRGFLFAAVSALVGLVALAPLVAALVAAPLLAGLVVFAAGLPAMVAHQRRYVRAGEALGEAAATALAGHRDVLACGAQDRVVTEVGGRITAQADAERTVARMTALRSLSLGLGGWAPLAVLMLAAPWLVARGVTAGAVLGALVYVSTGLQPALRALVQGVGGGGLRYVVTLERILLTSPSDESADRTGAPADAGRSAVARDAPATPGDAGPTHDSRPSRGVPDHAVHGATAHGDTAALRVRGLTFRYGPHARPVLADFSLTLAPGEHLAVVGPSGAGKSTLAALASGLVRPESGSVEIAGTPVGGLPAEQLARLRVLVPQEAYVFSDSLGDNLRYLRPDADDAALTAALDALGARSLADRLGGLAAPVAPTTLSAGERQVIAAVRAWLAPAPLAILDEATCHLDPPAEALVEEAFGRRPGALIVVAHRITSALRADRVLVLDGERPMLGEHRDLLGRSATYRELVGYWDDVPASPPAAGSPARTGSA; from the coding sequence GTGACCGCCTCCCCCGTCGGCGACGACGGCGCGCGACCGACGGACGGGGCGAACCAGCGGCCCGTCGGGGTGCTCCGGGAGACCGGGCGGGCGCTGCGTGCCCGGCGGTGGCAACTCGGCCGGCTCGCCGGCTGGTCGGCCGCCGAGTCGCTGCCGGCACTGCTCTCCGGTTACCTGGTCGCCGGGGCGGTGGACGAGGGTTTCCTGGCCGGGCGGTTCGGCACCGGCCTGGCCTGGCTCGGCACGCTGGCGCTGGCCGTACTGGTCGGCGCGGCGGCCACCGGCCAGGTGTACCGGGCGCTCGGCACGGTGGTCGAACCGTTCCGCGACGAGCTGACCGGCCGGGTGGCGCGCGGCGCGCTGCGCGCGGCGACCACCGGCGGCACCCGGCCGCAGAGCGCGGCGGTGGCCCGGCTGGCCCAGCAGGTGGAGGTGGTCCGGGACTCCTTCGGCGGTCTGCTGATGGTCGTCCGCGGGTTCCTCTTCGCCGCCGTGTCGGCGCTGGTCGGCCTGGTGGCCCTGGCCCCCCTGGTCGCCGCCCTGGTCGCCGCGCCGCTGCTGGCCGGTTTGGTGGTCTTCGCCGCCGGGCTGCCGGCGATGGTCGCCCACCAACGCCGGTACGTCCGGGCCGGCGAGGCGCTCGGCGAGGCGGCGGCGACCGCGCTGGCCGGTCACCGGGACGTGCTCGCCTGCGGCGCGCAGGACCGGGTCGTGACCGAGGTCGGTGGCCGGATCACCGCGCAGGCCGACGCCGAGCGGACGGTGGCCCGGATGACCGCGTTGCGCAGCCTCAGTCTCGGGCTGGGCGGCTGGGCGCCACTGGCGGTGCTGATGCTCGCCGCGCCGTGGCTGGTGGCGAGGGGGGTGACCGCCGGTGCGGTACTCGGTGCGCTGGTCTACGTCTCGACCGGGCTGCAACCGGCGCTGCGGGCCCTGGTGCAGGGGGTGGGCGGGGGCGGTCTGCGGTACGTGGTGACGCTGGAGCGGATCCTGCTGACCAGCCCGTCGGACGAGTCGGCGGACCGGACCGGCGCGCCGGCCGACGCCGGCCGGTCAGCGGTGGCCCGTGACGCGCCGGCCACCCCCGGCGACGCCGGCCCGACCCACGACTCCCGTCCGTCACGTGGGGTGCCCGACCACGCGGTACACGGCGCTACGGCACACGGCGATACGGCGGCGCTACGCGTCCGCGGGCTGACCTTCCGGTACGGCCCCCATGCCCGGCCCGTGCTCGCGGACTTCTCGCTGACCCTCGCTCCCGGCGAGCACCTCGCGGTGGTCGGCCCGAGCGGGGCGGGCAAGTCCACCCTCGCGGCCCTGGCCTCCGGGCTGGTGCGGCCCGAGTCCGGCTCGGTGGAGATCGCCGGTACGCCGGTCGGCGGGCTCCCCGCGGAACAGCTGGCCCGGCTGCGGGTGCTGGTGCCGCAGGAGGCGTACGTCTTCAGCGACTCCCTGGGGGACAACCTGCGCTACCTGCGTCCGGACGCCGACGACGCGGCCCTGACCGCAGCGCTGGACGCGCTGGGTGCCCGGTCGCTGGCCGACCGGTTGGGCGGGCTGGCCGCGCCGGTGGCACCGACGACGCTCTCCGCCGGGGAGCGGCAGGTGATCGCGGCGGTCCGGGCCTGGCTGGCACCCGCCCCGCTGGCCATCCTGGACGAGGCGACCTGCCACCTGGACCCGCCCGCCGAGGCGCTGGTCGAGGAGGCCTTCGGCCGACGGCCCGGTGCCCTGATCGTGGTCGCCCACCGGATCACGTCCGCGCTACGGGCCGACCGGGTGCTGGTCCTCGACGGCGAGCGGCCGATGCTCGGCGAGCACCGGGACCTGCTCGGCCGGTCCGCCACCTACCGGGAGCTGGTCGGGTACTGGGACGACGTTCCGGCGTCCCCTCCGGCGGCCGGCTCTCCGGCGCGGACCGGATCGGCCTGA
- a CDS encoding ABC transporter ATP-binding protein — protein sequence MGTRSAGDRLVRRSVRYGGRWTVTLAAVALLGAAAGLLLPAALGSAVDAALGDGPHWWTLVACALVAVLIATDTLGDLSTGYGAARATSRLRGHLLRHLFRLDVRQARRHPVGDLVARLVGQAADAGQAGNAVVLGVIALIPPLGSVVALVLLEPLLGATLLAGLILLAVLLRAFVTDASTVTTAYQRTLGTIAGRLLESMGGARTIAAAATADRETDRILELLPELGGHGRRGWELLARAGARTAAVAPLLNLAVIAVGGYGLTAGWLTPGELVAAVRYAALGAGLGAAVAALNRLVRVRAGALRLAELTDLPGVPAGKLPLPPGRGVLTLRGVTVHADDGRPILDRVDLTVPAGDTVAVVGVSGSGKSTLAAVAGRLHDPDAGEVLLDGVPLHRVAPAALRRAVGYAFERPVLVGATVHEAVALALPADVATPPAGAPATAPVLAATRAAAVDDCVSRLPEGFRTPLARTPLSGGEAQRLGLARALTAERLLVLDDATSSLDTATEHRIARAVAGRHGERTRLVVTHRAATAAAADLVAWLDDGRLRALAPHRQLWSDPAYRAVFEATDGSR from the coding sequence ATGGGGACGCGGTCGGCCGGGGACCGGCTGGTGCGCCGGTCGGTGCGGTACGGCGGGCGGTGGACCGTCACGCTGGCCGCTGTCGCGCTGCTCGGCGCGGCCGCCGGACTCCTCCTCCCCGCAGCTCTCGGCTCAGCCGTCGACGCCGCGCTCGGCGACGGCCCCCACTGGTGGACACTGGTCGCCTGCGCACTGGTGGCGGTACTGATCGCCACCGACACCCTGGGCGACCTGTCCACCGGGTACGGCGCGGCCCGGGCCACCTCCAGGCTCCGCGGCCACCTGCTGCGCCACCTGTTTCGTCTGGACGTCCGGCAGGCCCGCCGACACCCGGTGGGCGACCTGGTCGCCCGGCTGGTCGGTCAGGCGGCGGACGCCGGGCAGGCCGGCAACGCGGTGGTCCTCGGCGTGATCGCGCTGATCCCCCCGCTGGGCAGCGTGGTCGCGCTGGTCCTCCTGGAACCGCTGCTCGGCGCGACCCTGCTCGCCGGGCTGATCCTGCTGGCGGTACTGCTGCGTGCCTTCGTCACCGACGCCTCCACGGTGACCACCGCCTACCAGCGGACCCTCGGCACGATCGCCGGCCGGTTGCTGGAGTCGATGGGCGGGGCGCGCACGATCGCCGCCGCCGCCACCGCCGACCGGGAAACCGACCGGATCCTCGAACTCCTGCCCGAGCTGGGCGGACACGGCCGGCGCGGCTGGGAACTGCTGGCCCGCGCGGGCGCCCGGACCGCCGCCGTGGCGCCACTGCTGAACCTGGCCGTGATCGCCGTCGGCGGGTACGGGCTGACCGCCGGCTGGCTCACCCCCGGGGAACTGGTCGCCGCCGTCCGGTACGCGGCCCTCGGCGCGGGACTCGGCGCGGCGGTGGCCGCCCTCAACCGGCTGGTCCGCGTCCGCGCCGGGGCCCTCCGCCTCGCCGAGCTGACCGACCTGCCGGGCGTCCCGGCCGGCAAGCTGCCCCTGCCACCCGGGCGGGGTGTGCTGACCCTGCGCGGGGTGACGGTCCACGCCGACGACGGCCGCCCGATCCTGGACCGGGTCGACCTGACCGTGCCGGCCGGCGACACGGTCGCGGTGGTCGGTGTCTCCGGGTCCGGGAAGTCCACGCTCGCGGCGGTGGCCGGCCGACTGCACGACCCGGACGCCGGTGAGGTGCTGCTGGACGGGGTGCCACTGCACCGGGTTGCCCCGGCGGCGTTGCGTCGCGCGGTCGGGTACGCCTTCGAACGGCCGGTGCTGGTCGGCGCGACCGTGCACGAGGCGGTCGCCCTGGCGCTCCCCGCCGACGTGGCGACCCCGCCGGCCGGGGCCCCGGCCACCGCCCCGGTGCTCGCGGCGACCCGCGCCGCGGCGGTGGACGACTGCGTCAGCCGCCTACCGGAGGGCTTCCGCACCCCGCTGGCCCGGACGCCGCTCTCCGGCGGCGAGGCCCAGCGGTTGGGGCTGGCCCGCGCGTTGACCGCCGAACGGCTGCTCGTCCTCGACGACGCGACGTCCAGCCTGGACACCGCCACCGAGCACCGGATCGCCCGGGCGGTGGCCGGACGGCACGGTGAGCGTACCCGGCTGGTGGTCACCCACCGCGCGGCGACAGCGGCGGCGGCCGACCTGGTGGCCTGGCTCGACGACGGGCGGCTGCGGGCCCTCGCGCCGCACCGCCAGCTCTGGTCGGATCCGGCCTACCGGGCGGTCTTCGAGGCCACGGACGGTTCTCGGTGA
- a CDS encoding SapB/AmfS family lanthipeptide: MTLLDLQGMEADRTGGHGDTSGLSLLMCDGSSLSVTSCD; the protein is encoded by the coding sequence ATGACGCTTCTGGACCTTCAGGGCATGGAGGCCGACCGCACCGGCGGCCACGGCGACACCAGCGGGCTGAGCCTGCTGATGTGTGACGGCAGCTCGCTGTCCGTCACGAGCTGCGACTGA